The Bradyrhizobium sp. CCBAU 051011 DNA segment CCCGGAAAATGCTTGACCGTCGCTCCAACCCCGGACGCCTCGAGACCGCTCACATAGGCTTGCGCGATATTGGCGACGATCGCCGGATCGTCGGAAATCGCGCGTCGGCCGATCAGCGTGTTGAAGTCTAATCGGTTGCGCTTCGGTTCGGGCCGCAAATCCAGCACCGGTGCGAAGTTGAGGTTGACGCCGAGCGCCGCCAGCTCCTGCCCGTGAATACGCCCGAACGCCTCCGCCTTCTCCGCGCGAACTTCCGGCGTCAGGTCCGCAAGCGTCGATAGCGCCGGCAACCTGGTCAGGGGCGGCGCCAGATGCGATACGATGCCGCCTTCCTGGTCGGCCGCGACGATCAGGGGCGGCAGGCTGGCAGCACGCCGCTTCTCTTGCAGCGCCGAGATCTCTTCTTTCAGCCGCGCCGCCGTAGATCCCATGACGTTGCGCCTGCTGACGTAGACGCCGGCGATCAGCCCCTTCTCGGCAAGTAACGCCACCTCGGGAAATGACGAGTATCCAACGATAAAATGCCGCCCAAGGCTTCTCGTCTGCCCGGCATCGGATTGCAGAACGCGCTGCTTGCTCCATTCAAACGAAGCATGCGCGCCGAGCATCGACGGCGATGGAAGGCACCACAGCAGAATGAGCGCCTTCCCCGCGACGCCCCTCCTCCAGTAACCGCTGCGGATAAGGATGAGAGCAACCACGACACTCGCCGTGGCCAGAACGATATTTCCGGGTCCCCGCAGCGAAACCAGATAGGGATCGTTCTTGTTGGCTGCAG contains these protein-coding regions:
- a CDS encoding glycoside hydrolase family 3 protein, producing the protein MLKKILKRIGLILLWFAGAVVVFAAANKNDPYLVSLRGPGNIVLATASVVVALILIRSGYWRRGVAGKALILLWCLPSPSMLGAHASFEWSKQRVLQSDAGQTRSLGRHFIVGYSSFPEVALLAEKGLIAGVYVSRRNVMGSTAARLKEEISALQEKRRAASLPPLIVAADQEGGIVSHLAPPLTRLPALSTLADLTPEVRAEKAEAFGRIHGQELAALGVNLNFAPVLDLRPEPKRNRLDFNTLIGRRAISDDPAIVANIAQAYVSGLEASGVGATVKHFPGLGRVRADTHHFSADLDTPLDELEASDWIPFRRVLATSKAQLMIGHVRLTSVDPDRAASHSKRVVDGIIRKKWNHQGVVITDDLVMGAIYQSNVCMAVVEALNAGVDLLLVAFDGTQFYRIFTCAMAASAEGRLDAAMLRDSETRLKAAFPVD